One window of the Penaeus vannamei isolate JL-2024 chromosome 31, ASM4276789v1, whole genome shotgun sequence genome contains the following:
- the LOC113815988 gene encoding uncharacterized protein: MDINETIGVTCITTICIMKIMRNHRIQFSIKHGHILIDLPTSTIIKEIAMDINETNVVIFCITIACIVALLCNRRIQLTVMHDRILIDIRPGMNIAERSMDIKEASVVMTCIAIAMLTNHGIQFTVIPDPMLIDLPTDTTIRERPLDINEIIVLIICIGITCIVAMLSNHGMQFTVKHDRILIDIQPGMNIAERSMEINETIVITCNAIISLVAMLANHGMQLSVITDRILTDLPNIAERTMNTNGAIVVICITIACIVALLCNRRIKITVMNDRILIDVRPGMNIAGRTMNTNGTIVVVIICIVCIAITCIVAMLTNHGMQLSVMPDRILTDLPTAKITAASTLNMMEIIVLVTCIAITFIVAMSRNHGIEYAVQRDRIIIDFIPREEIPER, from the coding sequence ATGGACATCAACGAAACAATCGGAGTTACTTGCATCACTACCATctgtataatgaaaataatgaggaatCACAGAATACAGTTTTCCATAAAGCATGGTCATATCCTTATAGATTTACCGACTAGTACGATTATTAAAGAAATTGCCATGGATATCAACGAAACAAACGTAGTTATTTTTTGCATCACTATCGCCTGTATTGTGGCATTGTTGTGCAATCGCAGAATACAGTTAACCGTAATGCATGACCGTATCCTTATTGACATTCGGCCTGGTATGAATATCGCAGAAAGGAGCATGGACATTAAGGAAGCGAGCGTTGTTATGACTTGCATCGCCATCGCTATGTTGACGAATCACGGAATACAGTTTACCGTAATACCCGATCCTATGCTTATTGATTTACCGACTGACACGACTATTAGAGAAAGGCCCTTGGATATCAACGAAATAATCGTCCTTATTATCTGCATCGGCATCACCTGCATTGTGGCAATGTTGAGCAATCACGGAATGCAGTTTACCGTAAAGCATGATCGTATCCTTATTGACATTCAGCCTGGTATGAATATCGCAGAAAGGAGCATGGAAATTAACGAAACAATCGTTATTACCTGCAACGCCATCATCTCTTTAGTGGCAATGTTGGCGAATCACGGAATGCAGTTATCCGTAATCACCGATCGTATCCTTACTGATTTACCGAATATCGCAGAAAGGACCATGAACACCAACGGAGCAATTGTAGTTATTTGCATCACTATCGCCTGTATTGTGGCACTGTTGTGCAATCGCAGAATAAAGATAACCGTAATGAATGACCGTATCCTTATTGATGTTCGGCCAGGGATGAATATCGCAGGAAGGACCATGAACACCAACGGAACAATTGTTGTAGTCATTATTTGCATTGTTTGCATCGCCATCACCTGCATTGTGGCAATGTTGACGAATCACGGAATGCAGTTATCCGTAATGCCCGATCGTATCCTTACTGATTTACCGACGGCTAAGATTACGGCAGCAAGTACCCTCAACATGATGGAAATAATCGTACTTGTCACTTGCATCGCCATCACCTTCATTGTGGCAATGTCGAGGAATCACGGAATAGAGTATGCCGTGCAGCGTGAtcgtatcattattgattttattcccCGTGAAGAAATTCCAGAGAGATAA